The following are encoded together in the Triticum dicoccoides isolate Atlit2015 ecotype Zavitan chromosome 6B, WEW_v2.0, whole genome shotgun sequence genome:
- the LOC119325496 gene encoding uncharacterized protein LOC119325496: MLRLRCCLLTQLLSSPSASPASQLRRLISAAAPAIFPNPSFDVEGYLVSSCGLTRAQALKASAKLSHLKSPSKPDAVLAFLAGLGLSGDDVAALVAKDPLFLCAKVEKTLAPVVAGLTGLGLSRSDIAHLVSLSRDKFRCRSIVSYLQYYLHLFGSFENLLPALRHGLCLRSAGLETVVKPNVAYLQECGLGNCDIAKLCIVQPWLLTSNLEYVRAVAARAEGIGVPCGSAMFRRALLTVARLSKEKIDAKVEYLKKTFRWSDAEVRIALSKSPGMLSFSSDRLQRISEFLISKAGLEPAYIAHRPAMLNYSLEGRIKPRHYVVKYLKENGFLDHDRDYYSTLCISEKVFMERFICPHKEAVPHLAEDYADACRGEVPFSFRFT, translated from the coding sequence ATGCTCCGGCTCAGGTGCTGCCTCCTCACCCAGCTCCTCTCGTCTCCCTCCGCATCTCCCGCCTCCCAGCTCCGCCGCCTCatatccgccgccgcgcccgccatcTTCCCGAACCCTAGCTTCGACGTGGAGGGGTACCTCGTCTCCTCCTGCGGCCTCACCCGAGCACAGGCCCTCAAGGCCTCCGCCAAGCTCTCCCACCTCAAGTCCCCTTCCAAGCCCGACGCCGTgctcgccttcctcgccggcctcggcctctccggcgacgacgtcgccgccctcgtcgccaAGGACCCGTTGTTCCTCTGCGCCAAAGTGGAGAAAACCCTGGCCCCCGTCGTCGCTGGGCTCACCGGCCTCGGCCTGTCACGTTCTGACATCGCGCACCTCGTCTCGCTCTCCCGTGACAAATTCCGATGTAGATCCATCGTCtcatatctacaatactacctgcaCCTCTTCGGCTCCTTTGAGAACCTCCTCCCTGCTCTCAGGCACGGCTTATGCCTTCGTTCGGCCGGCCTAGAGACAGTTGTCAAGCCCAATGTTGCGTACCTTCAAGAGTGCGGGCTAGGTAATTGCGACATTGCCAAGTTGTGTATCGTTCAACCATGGCTGCTCACCTCAAACTTAGAGTACGTCCGGGCAGTGGCGGCACGAGCCGAAGGTATTGGTGTGCCCTGTGGCTCTGCGATGTTCAGGCGCGCGTTGTTGACTGTTGCACGCCTCAGCAAGGAGAAGATCGACGCCAAAGTGGAGTACTTGAAGAAGACGTTCAGGTGGTCAGATGCTGAGGTGCGCATTGCTTTGTCCAAGTCTCCAGGGATGCTGAGTTTTTCTAGTGACAGGCTGCAGCGCATCTCAGAGTTCCTCATCTCCAAGGCAGGGTTGGAACCAGCATACATTGCTCATCGGCCGGCAATGCTCAATTATAGCCTGGAGGGCCGGATCAAACCCCGTCACTATGTTGTAAAGTATCTCAAGGAAAATGGATTTCTAGATCATGACCGGGACTACTATAGTACACTCTGTATCAGCGAAAAGGTATTCATGGAGAGGTTCATATGTCCTCACAAGGAAGCTGTACCCCACCTCGCTGAAGACTATGCCGATGCTTGTAGAGGGGAAGTGCCTTTCAGTTTCAGATTTACATAA